The window AGATTCAACGCCGAAATGAGAAGCACTGCCCCTTGTGCAGGGCTGATACCGTCATGAAAGCCTCTGCAGGTGAGAAAAACGATCCTTTCCATCAGGAGCATATCTGGATCGCACACACGTGATGGGTTTCCTAACATTTGGTTTCAGACAATTTGGATATCCAACTCGAAAGATACATGCGAAAGTACTTCCCtaaggaggccaaggagaagcagcgGGCCAACGAAATCGAACGAGGTATCGAGGATTACGGCCCCGAGTACGTGCATTCTGAGTGCTCAGTGATGTAGTTGGGAGTATGATGGAGGATGGAGCGCTATTTGTTTTGGTTTGGTCTTGTCTATAGACTTCTCAGAGATACCCTTGGCAGCTGCAACACGGACTTAAGGCGGTAGCTCAGAGAGACTCCACCTAGTCTCTGCCATCATCACTGGCAAGCGTGACTTTTCTGCTTCCCGACACTTCTGTCCACCTAGTTTGCATGCTTGTGTTCCCACCCCCCCAGCCGGACATTCTGCATCTGTCAAACACTCGTCtgcttctccgccgcctccaggGCCTGTGTGAAGATTTCCCGTAactcgtccgtctcctcgagACCAACACTCACACGGATCAGGTCCGGGTCAACGCCTAGGCTGGCAGCCCAGTCAAGCTCTTGGTAGTGAGCCAAGAGAACGTAGGGCGAAGTCAGAGTAAAGTTGGTGCCAAGGCTCGGGcccttggccgtctcgatgGCATCGAAAAAGGCGATGGCCTGGGCCTTTTTATGGAATGTAACGGAGAGAAGGCCGCCGTACCCACCGCCGGGCAGCTTGCAGAGTTCGTAGTTGGGCCGCGTAGGGTTAACCTTGGGGTAGAAGACACGCTTGACCAACGGGTGTGCCGAGAGAATGTCACAGATGTTCTCGGAATTCGTGTTGATGCGCTCGATACGCGACGCAAAGTCCCGACTGTTGCGCTCCATGAAGACGATATCCTCAGGCCAGTACGTGTcttcgaggtcctcggcccACGCGCTCTTGAGTGACTGATAATATCTGCCGCTGGGATTGAGGATGGCACTGCCGCCCATGACATTGCAGTCTCCCGAGAATATTTTGGTCAGACTGCTGACGACAATGTCGGCGTACTGCAGCACGTCGATGTTGATGAAGCTGCCGATcgtctcgtcgatgacgacgccaaACCCGTATTTGTCCGCCAGGCTGCGGATGCGCGCCAGGTTCGGGCAAGTCAGGAGAGGGTTGCCGGGAAACTCGCAGAGGAGCGCCAAGAAGCGCTCACCAGCCTCCAAACGCTTTTCGAGGTCGTCTAGATCCGCCTCCGACGCGTGGCCATAAAACATACAGCCGGGCCCGAACTTCTGCAGAATCTTGAGCGTGTCGACATAGGGGAAGCCAAAGCTGACCGACTTCATGTCACCCCTAGCGCGCAACATGGCTCTAT is drawn from Colletotrichum destructivum chromosome 6, complete sequence and contains these coding sequences:
- a CDS encoding Putative cys/Met metabolism, pyridoxal phosphate-dependent enzyme → MPALELGQSIPPDTAHAVSVHLPTWRANVGYEEGEPWVVNKMTTGYPRFFIHRSIVALADDLVSQYARPGQQAMLFPTPRSARRCLAFVKKHAEASITADVCVLDFGLDTSKDVSLLLRSLAPTVSAIVYAPEVFPVAKQYWQHTGDGVSSRRAEFCHGLLKEGLLVPAEPPQSPVGKACRGPKRYHRPSSIDDTKAASHHLATKATSQSASETQESLRFLEERFGRNLDLSLVERARSAIKRRIAGAMAVDMESSISSLPPMGDNSRNQKDLQESDVYLFPCGMNAIYNAHRAMLRARGDMKSVSFGFPYVDTLKILQKFGPGCMFYGHASEADLDDLEKRLEAGERFLALLCEFPGNPLLTCPNLARIRSLADKYGFGVVIDETIGSFINIDVLQYADIVVSSLTKIFSGDCNVMGGSAILNPSGRYYQSLKSAWAEDLEDTYWPEDIVFMERNSRDFASRIERINTNSENICDILSAHPLVKRVFYPKVNPTRPNYELCKLPGGGYGGLLSVTFHKKAQAIAFFDAIETAKGPSLGTNFTLTSPYVLLAHYQELDWAASLGVDPDLIRVSVGLEETDELREIFTQALEAAEKQTSV